The following are from one region of the Oncorhynchus nerka isolate Pitt River linkage group LG8, Oner_Uvic_2.0, whole genome shotgun sequence genome:
- the LOC115132917 gene encoding decorin isoform X1: MLPDKGTMRSACLSLLLVTACWSLPFRQSGFLDFMMEDEAGSGLPEVPMEPSVDIPTMPEGPKCPFRCQCHLRVVQCSDLGLKSVPDEIPADSTLLDLQNNKITEIKENDFKTLKGLQTLILVNNQITTIHPKAFIPLGKLQRLYLSKNHLKEMPANMPKSLQELRIHENKITKIKKASFEGMAQVIVMELGSNPLKSAGVEAGAFGALKKVSYIRIADTNLTEIPKGLPSSLSELHLDSNKITKVQADNLKGLKNLAKLGLSYNEISQVENGSLAMVPHLRELHLDNNALTTVPAGLPDHKYIQVIYLHSNKIGVVGTQDFCPPGYNTKKAMYSGISLFSNPVPYWEVQPITFRCVFDRSAIQLGNYRKK; encoded by the exons AT GCTCCCGGACAAAGGCACCATGAGGTCAGCCTGTCTCTCCCTGCTCCTGGTCACAGCGTGCTGGTCACTTCCCTTCCGCCAGTCGGGCTTCCTGGACTTCATGATGGAGGATGAGGCGGGCTCTGGCTTGCCAGAGGTGCCCATGGAGCCCAGCGTGGACATCCCCACCATGCCTGAAGGACCCAAGTGCCCCTTCCGCTGCCAGTGCCACCTGCGCGTGGTGCAGTGCTCCGACTTAG GGCTGAAGAGTGTTCCAGATGAGATCCCTGCAGACAGCACCCTGCTGGACCTGCAGAACAACAAGATCACTGAGATTAAGGAGAATGACTTCAAGACTCTGAAGGGACTCCAA ACCCTGATCCTGGTGAACAACCAGATCACCACAATCCACCCCAAGGCCTTCATTCCCCTGGGCAAGCTGCAGCGCCTCTACCTCTCCAAGAACCACCTCAAGGAAATGCCCGCCAACATGCCCAAGAGCCTGCAGGAGCTTCGCATCCACGAGAACAAGATCACTAAGATCAAGAAGGCCTCCTTCGAGGGCATGGCCCAGGTCATCGTCATGG AGCTCGGCTCCAACCCCCTGAAGAGTGCAGGGGTTGAGGCTGGGGCATTCGGGGCCCTGAAGAAGGTCTCATACATCCGCATTGCAGacaccaacctgacagagatccCCAAAG gtctgccctcctccctctccgaGCTCCACCTGGACAGCAACAAGATCACCAAGGTGCAGGCGGACAACCTGAAGGGCCTCAAGAACCTGGCTAA GCTGGGTCTAAGCTACAATGAGATCAGCCAGGTGGAGAACGGTTCTCTGGCCATGGTTCCTCACCTCAGAGAGCTTCACCTGGACAACAATGCCCTGACCACCGTGCCTGCAGGCCTGCCTGACCACAAGTACATCCAG GTGATCTACCTCCACAGCAACAAGATAGGGGTGGTGGGAACCCAGGACTTCTGCCCACCAGGCTACAATACCAAGAAGGCCATGTACTCTGGCATCAGCCTGTTCTCCAACCCCGTCCCTTACTGGGAGGTGCAGCCCATCACCTTCCGTTGTGTGTTCGACCGCTCCGCCATCCAGCTGGGCAactacaggaagaaatag
- the LOC115132917 gene encoding decorin isoform X2, which translates to MRSACLSLLLVTACWSLPFRQSGFLDFMMEDEAGSGLPEVPMEPSVDIPTMPEGPKCPFRCQCHLRVVQCSDLGLKSVPDEIPADSTLLDLQNNKITEIKENDFKTLKGLQTLILVNNQITTIHPKAFIPLGKLQRLYLSKNHLKEMPANMPKSLQELRIHENKITKIKKASFEGMAQVIVMELGSNPLKSAGVEAGAFGALKKVSYIRIADTNLTEIPKGLPSSLSELHLDSNKITKVQADNLKGLKNLAKLGLSYNEISQVENGSLAMVPHLRELHLDNNALTTVPAGLPDHKYIQVIYLHSNKIGVVGTQDFCPPGYNTKKAMYSGISLFSNPVPYWEVQPITFRCVFDRSAIQLGNYRKK; encoded by the exons ATGAGGTCAGCCTGTCTCTCCCTGCTCCTGGTCACAGCGTGCTGGTCACTTCCCTTCCGCCAGTCGGGCTTCCTGGACTTCATGATGGAGGATGAGGCGGGCTCTGGCTTGCCAGAGGTGCCCATGGAGCCCAGCGTGGACATCCCCACCATGCCTGAAGGACCCAAGTGCCCCTTCCGCTGCCAGTGCCACCTGCGCGTGGTGCAGTGCTCCGACTTAG GGCTGAAGAGTGTTCCAGATGAGATCCCTGCAGACAGCACCCTGCTGGACCTGCAGAACAACAAGATCACTGAGATTAAGGAGAATGACTTCAAGACTCTGAAGGGACTCCAA ACCCTGATCCTGGTGAACAACCAGATCACCACAATCCACCCCAAGGCCTTCATTCCCCTGGGCAAGCTGCAGCGCCTCTACCTCTCCAAGAACCACCTCAAGGAAATGCCCGCCAACATGCCCAAGAGCCTGCAGGAGCTTCGCATCCACGAGAACAAGATCACTAAGATCAAGAAGGCCTCCTTCGAGGGCATGGCCCAGGTCATCGTCATGG AGCTCGGCTCCAACCCCCTGAAGAGTGCAGGGGTTGAGGCTGGGGCATTCGGGGCCCTGAAGAAGGTCTCATACATCCGCATTGCAGacaccaacctgacagagatccCCAAAG gtctgccctcctccctctccgaGCTCCACCTGGACAGCAACAAGATCACCAAGGTGCAGGCGGACAACCTGAAGGGCCTCAAGAACCTGGCTAA GCTGGGTCTAAGCTACAATGAGATCAGCCAGGTGGAGAACGGTTCTCTGGCCATGGTTCCTCACCTCAGAGAGCTTCACCTGGACAACAATGCCCTGACCACCGTGCCTGCAGGCCTGCCTGACCACAAGTACATCCAG GTGATCTACCTCCACAGCAACAAGATAGGGGTGGTGGGAACCCAGGACTTCTGCCCACCAGGCTACAATACCAAGAAGGCCATGTACTCTGGCATCAGCCTGTTCTCCAACCCCGTCCCTTACTGGGAGGTGCAGCCCATCACCTTCCGTTGTGTGTTCGACCGCTCCGCCATCCAGCTGGGCAactacaggaagaaatag